GATGttgcctcaaaataaataaataaattacagcaGCAACAATTTGTAGTATGAGCTCTAGGGGGCAGCACTCAAACACTCATTGGAGAACATCATACAGTTACACAAGTATTcctttttatatattaattttggACAGAATACAATCAGCTATTAATTTAGGAGCAAATATAGAATTTAAGAAAACATCCAGCTGTCTGATTGCTCTAGGCCTTTAATCCATCTGTGCAAAACAACCAATTTTAGCACAGTATACAATGTGTAAAGTAAAAATATAAAGTGCTTTTCTCTCAGTAAGGTCAAtccccaaaacaaaacaagaaaacctGATGCCCTGATACTCCACTAAACACAACTGCTCTCATTGTAACTGATTCACGTGCTCAATTCAAGTGTCACTGCTttgccatttattttttccacaatgTTGCAAGTTAATTCTAAAAGTATTGTTTCTCAAATTAACAATCAGTGGTTCTCATCAGCAATATTTAGCCTAATAATGATTTATGTCAGGAACGGCACCATGAAAATGTCAATGATAAAAACCGACGCTACAAAATATTCCTCTTGTGTGATCATTAAACACAGATTTATCTCGTTCTTGGCTGTGGTGCATGATAGATGATCACAGTTACTGATGGCTGATGAGCAGTCGAGTTGAGGTAAGTGAAAAGACCAGAGAGGCTTGTACTACACTTCATTCTGTCTTTGGATTCTGGCGGAGAGGTTGCTGATGTGGCCCGATCGACCTGAACGGCCCGAGCGGCCCGTCAAGCTCAGGTACTGCCTCAGTAACTGACTCACACGCTTCTGGTTGTTCCACTTGCGGGCAGATTTTCGGATCCCTATGAAACCACCATAGCGTTTTTGCAAAGGCCTTCCGGAGCTCACCAACTTTCGGAACCCGTGGCGGCCTTTCATAAACCCTCCGAATCGTTTGGATAAACTGACGGCTGCCTCGCTGCTCTTCTCCTCTCCCACATCAACGCCATCCTGTTCCTCCTCTGTCCCCGGGTCAAGATCTGGGTCATATGAAATTCCGAATTTATGTGAGGTCTCCTCCTCTGACGGATGCTGGCTGCGGAGAGCTTGTGCTGCGTGTCGAAACCGTTCCAAAGCTTCAGTATACTCCACACCATTATCATTCTCTATGCTCACTGTGGCCAGAGGCTCCGCTTCGTCCTCAGAGCGCTTTGAAGTTTCCTCCTGCTGTAATGGTAGGGGAAGCTGGTTCAGACCCGCTGCTTGGTAACACAAATCCCAAGTCAAGGCTCGAGATGCCTGTGCCTCACATTCCAAAATGCATACCTGCAAAACAGATATATATAAGGAAATAGGTTTAAGACAGGGTTATATATTACTAGGCCTATGGCAGCCATTGAACGCTGAACATCCTTTcattactttacagagaaaatttgttatttaatttgatttcagAGAATATAACTTGCATTaagttgttttttcttttaagcataaaacaaaattttgtaagGTTTATGCaaaaacaaggggaaaaaaacatttgcaaatggggtaagaaaaatgaataaattcaagatatattctctgaaaacaatataaaatattgtCTTAATATCTTTATTTTAGTAACTTTTAAAGTAGTatcttattttaaaggaatatttcacagaaaaattaaaattctctcatcatttactcgctctcatgccattccagatgtgtctttctttcttctgcagaacacaaatgaagatttttagagaaatatctcagctctgtttgtccattcaattcaagcaaatggtggccagaactttgaagctccaaaaagcacataaaggcagcacaaatgtaacccataagactccagttgttaaatccatgtctgtaaaggtgatatgattggtgtgggtaagaaacagatcaatatttaagtccttttttattataaattctcctccctgcccagtacgtggtaatatgcataaagaattcaattgcaaaaaacaaaacaagaagaaaTATTAGTAGAGAAGAGAGCGCtgatatcatatttcttctgaagacatggatttaaaggtgctgtaagcgattttagcgttctaaagctttcatgtgactgagctattgaattagccacgccctctcattccaaaaccccgcccccAAAGAACATTTTGAGACAAAAACCGAGcagaagagcagcattgtttgttcctgtggctgtcaaattcaacagtggcacaatagcgccctcttctgacaaacattatgaatcatagcctcaatgatccgcttcagaTTCAACACTATGAAAActacacagacacatttttgtttgctgtttacaaagtctacagctgtcacagagaccggcaagatatctcaggacacttatttcattaatatctttaagggagttggaacatttttttgaatatttttccatgaaaaaattgcttacagtacCTTTAACCAATGGACTCATGTatagaattacttttatgatgcatttatgtgctttttggagctccaaagttttgattatcattcacttgcattgaatggacaaacagagctcagatatttttataaacaactttgtgttctgcagtagaaagaaagtcatacacttctaggatggcatgaggatgagtaaataatgagatcatttttatatttgggtgaactattcctttaagaatgtttagttttttggggagagtgaaacaagacaaaaaatacttatgaatttttgaaatgtctgtgtttgATCCCCCTCTTATGTTAGAGATACCCCCAACTTTTCAAATGATTTCTGTGGCCTTGGTTACAGTGTATTTGAATGTGAAATTATATGTAGACATTATTGCAAGAGATAATATAATTGAGTGAGTAGAATGGGATACAAATCTTCATTGTGAATGTGATCGGCAGTGCTCAGCTGTAGAGAAATGCTGGTTCATTCCAAATAATGTGCATATAAGGTCCTGTTTGGGTCTGTTTGAGGATGATTATGTAGATATACCCTGTTTTATAGGGAGAAAATGGTGTAGCAGCTTAAAGCAATGGAGCGGAACTAAAAGTTGCATGCATGGAAATTAATTGACCATGGCTGATGACTCTCTGAGATGAATTATCCGAAAGGAGATGAAAGACAATACATTTCAGGACAGTTAAAGggattctgccatcatttactcacccttatgttgttcttaacccatatgtctttttttcttccgtttaataaaaaaaatttaaaaaaaaagattttatgcacaatgttagcctcagtcaccattcactttgattgtatggacgaaagaaaaaagatgcaatgaaagtgaacggagACTGTGGCTGTTTCCCTCTTTTTATTTTCtacatctatttttgtgttccacagaaagtccaatgggtttggaatgacatgagggtgagttaataatgacagaattttcatttttggttgaactgttcttttaaagaATATTGAGTTATGTGTGCTTTGGAAAACATACAAATTTTACATTGTATGTGAGTGTGAATATATGTCTTAATTTGCCATTTGTATGAGTCTGTTTATGACTTTTTAAGGTCTCATGCCACTGCATGTCACAGAGGCAAACCAAGCCCACTGGGACCCATATGGCCACAGCAAGAGCGCCCCCACCAAGTGTCAATCATTGCTACCCACAGCATCAGCATGCTGACAGAGCCACAGCAGCCAATTATGAGCTGACATTACCCCAATCAACCCAGTCACAGCTGTTTGGTCTGCACAGTCATTAGCAACTTGATTACAGCAAGCTACTTTTAACAAAGTTGAATTTCCTCGTAAAATTGCTTGTTCAGCTCCCGATCTCTTGCAGACGTCTTTGCTGGATTACAATTATGTCTTTCATTTACGGTTGAGCTAGAAGTGGTAGCAGTTAAAATGAGACTGCGCAGTCAGTGCATGATATAACAAGAGAATAGGTTCAACTGGTTACGACTTGGTTTGTGTGAAAAGGCAAAAATTTGATTCCTATATAGACCAACCAATGAACAAGCAGAATTTTAAATTGATACAATATAGGCTTTAAATTTTGGCTAGCcatctatccaacactttattttaagaaagaaaacatctgaaCAAATGTGGTTGCTCATTACATATTTATGTAGGCAATACAAATGACGGAAGGATGCACATCCCTTGTCTAATTccaaaccctcatgtttttttattccgtggtacacaaaagttgttttttctattaaaaacatggttaggtttagggtttgggtatggggttagactttatggttaggtttaggtttgggttaggggttaaactttatggttaggtttaggtttggggttaaacttaggaaaaattgtaataattcgttggttcgtttatttttatatgggagtaaaagtcataagatttcttatgatttcaccatccaaaggagattttaagcagaatgttttggtttggaacaacaaaagggtAAGTATAGagtatgatgaaagaattttcatttttttgggtgaactatccctttaactcactCAATGAATTATGATTGAAAGAGACTGGATTCAAACTAGTCAGGCTAATTTTTGTGGCACTCACCAATGTATTAAAAGCTTGATGTTCAGGTAGGAGGAGTCCACAGGTTAAACAGTCCCCTTGGCAGTCACTATGACCCGTGACGCTCAAGCTTAAGAGTAACAGGGTCCAAAATGGGGTCTTCATGACTTcttcacagaacacacacactaaACTTAGCCACTGGGTTCACTgaatgaaggggagagagaagcaGAAGATTCAGAATTCTATTGGTCATCGTTTTtcacttttcatttttattatatgaTGAACACATGATATCAAATGCAGTGCAGTACAAATGTGTGTTTAACAACTGTATGATTACATTAATGTCTCAAGCTCAGTATATTGAAGAAGACATTGTCTCATATAGCTTCAGAAACAAATGTAGCCAATTTGAAGTGATTCCCAGATAAATGAAGAAAATAATCCTGACATGAAATATATTAGGCAATGTGGCTGTGCCAGGGATTCTAAATGAGTCATCTTTGATGACACGTTTCAGCCAGCAATCTGCCTTTTGCACCTTGTTAGGCTTTGTCCTGGACTGTAGTACCATTCACAAGGATATTCATCTCTTTGTACGCATCCAGGCCAGTATGACCTGTCACTAATCAGCTCTGGTAACACCTTCTTTGACCCTTCTGTTGTCAATCAGCTAAACGAATTCTCGCTAATCCCAGATATTGGGGCCGATAATGAAGCATTTTAAAGATAACTCCAGAATTGGGTGCTGTTTCCCCTTAAAGCCAAAGACGTGACCATTTGCTGATAAGATCACTTCATGACAATCACAATCAAGACCAAACGTCCGAGACTCAATGTGAATCAAATTCCCAAACATACCTGTAAAATTCACACATGAAagtgtaacataacaaaatggctGATTTAAATGAGGTCTTTCATTGGTATTTATCACCACTATACCATTACTGTTGAAACATGTCAAAATATGAAAGCCACcatatgttctttttttccacacaTACTGAAATTAATTAAGGAAACTCATCATAGGCCCTAATTAATGTCTGGATTAGCGTGTGGCATAATGAGAAGAAAATGAGTGCGAGAGAGGAAGAGCGGGAATGCAGTTCCCATCAAACTCTGACTCACGCACTGCGCCAGTACACATTAGTCACGACCGCATTAGGAGCgaaacgcacacacgcacacctcTAAAAGGTTTCTTTGATGAAAGCCAACAAAAATCTTTCAGTGAACTTCAGAGTTATGATGAAAATTTGACAATAAAAGCATTTTGAGATTGTCATTTGTCTAATGCTCAGTgaacaaaaagtaatttactttaggcagatgcttttatccaaagcaacttgcagtgtacttattacagggacaatccccctggagcaacctggagttaagtgccttgctcaaggacacaaagatggtggctgtggggattgaaccagcaaccatctgattactagttatgtgctttagcccactacaccactacATGTAGTTGATGTAATTGTAGTCCCTGATGTGGACATGGGTATCCAGAGCACTCTAAGGAACAAGACTATCAAAAACCAATacacccaaaaaaaaaagttttccaaCCAATTAAATCCTTTGCATCATTAATACAGTTCAATTTGGAGAGTGACTTTTTTATGATCATCCCCTGCTAATCTCTTATTAAAAGTGTTTGTCAGAGATAATGGGAATCAAGAAAGCAGCTGGAGGGAAAGTGCAAAATACGAAGGTAAATGAACCATCAAACTCAGCGACTGTCAATTCTAATACTAATGCTGTGCCTTTGTTGTTTTGTGGATAGATAGAATAATGCCGTTTCTGGGTGATACTTTTGACCACTGCCATTGTGCCCTTTGGGAAGATACTTATTAGCCTCAATATAATAAGGGATGTGCAatggctcagtcaccatttactccattagtctcagtcaacatttacaacatgaaagtgaatggtgactgaagctgacattctgctaaacatattttgtgtcccacataaaaaagaaagttgtgggtttggaacaacaccatgagggtgggtaaatgatgattttcatttttggatgaactatccctttaacatagaaTCTTTTATTGGTATCTCAGTTCTATTGTGGTGATCCATTTTCCCTTAGAGGAGATGCTCTGTCCGCAGCCTTTACCCACATGAAGTGACTAATCTAAGGGAATGTGTCTAATCCGATTAGACCAGTCTGCTCGCCTTCTCCTGCAGCCACCTGATTGTATCACCTCCACAGTAAACACCAAACCCCATTTTCATTCTGTCCCCGTACAATGACTGCTTTAGAAGCATCAGTGCAGAAGACTGGACTGAGTCACCACCAGATACCGTGAAATCATGTCTGCTGCTTTTCTTGGACTCTGCTTTCTGTTctgtaatttttcatttttcagtcaACTATAGCATGACTTGACAAGATTAACAAATATAAATCACTTTTGTTCAGAGACAGACTTATATTTTTAACTGATATTTCCACTTAATCAGTTATTGGTTCTCTAATATCCTGTTTGCCATGAGTTAGACATGAGGTTGGACTTACATGGTAGAAGGCAAATTTGTTCTGTATTGTCCTTTTATTTTCGGCCAATTATGTCATAACATGTCAAGAATCaacaaacattattacttttGTTTGAGATAGACCAATATTTTTAACTGATATTTGCACTTTTCCACTTAATCAGTAATCAGTTCATTAATATCGGTTTACCGATAAAGTTAAACACAAagtttgatttaaaacaaaaatgtgcaaACACATTGTGGCTGGCAAATTCTGCAAATGTTTCACTTTTTTTCAGGCCAATGTCTTGATATGTCAAAcatcaacaaaaaataattacttttatttatagaTAGACCAAcatttttcactgatgtttacACTTGGTTCTTTAATATCaggtttaccaaaaaaaaaaaaaaaagttagacatAGACTAATTTAAGCCACATAGTAGAAGGCAAATGGTACAAAGTCTTAGATTCCataagaattaacattttaagtGGCATTCATTAATTAAAAAGCTTTTGACAAATGTTTATTGCTAATAAAACaggttaaattattattattattattattattattattattatttttgttgactgTGTGCAGTATTAGTTTTGTGAAGCAGGCGGTTCACCATTAGTGATTAATTATTTAGTTATTACTGTGTCTTAAAGCattaataaaaatatgttattCATATTTGTTATCAGACACTTGGgcctaaaaaaaaagtgttttatgtggtaatatctaaattatctggtttgattcaagtcaaaattatattaggttacaccaaaaaaaaaaaatgtttttcttttaggTAATAGGGTCAcctatttttacagtgtatcattaaataacataaaaaaacatttctcgACTGATCTCTACTTTGTTTATAGGAGAAAGGAGGAACAACATCTTTTTAATTTCTATTAATATCATCCTACTATATGCTCCTgaatgtgaatgcacttcatccTGTATTTATTACACATAAATTATGGCTCACCTATTTGCTACATCTAGCAATTATTATTTTGCCCTTCGCAATAGTATCATATCAAAATAATCTTGCCTCTTCTCATTGTCATAACCATTTTCGTTGAGGAATGGAGGGATTCGCATGGTTACTTTAATTGAGAGCACAACATTTGCCGGAGGGCTATGAGTCTGCAGTCCCACTGCAAATGATCATGGTCTCCCTTCCACACACACTGCCTCTTCACTGGCAAAACAGCAGCAATCATTGCATTATCCTCCCTGTGGCCATGACAATGAGCAGAGAATTTACCATAAAGACAACGGGGTGGGAGCAAAAAgtttatatatttgtttctttttgaaggACTATTGGCACAAGATATTTTTGCTAAGAGAAAATCCAATAAATGCCAGTGTTACCTTTTAAATCAAAACCAAGGATGAAAGTTACCAATGCATAGATTTTAGATGGCTTGGCTGAAATAGTCACAATTTCTTCACATTGTTTgtgatttcaatgtaaaatcaAAATGATTCAGACTTAGAAGAAAGTTGCACTTGAATAACACTCACAATGAGCTGCAGAGGTGTAGTATAAAATTTCAATGCATGTCATAGTCCACAGTCTCAGAGTGCTTGAATCAAGTAGTATTCAGGACATTGATATGGTAAGCTACAGATGGAAACCATCTAGAGATACATATAGTGTTATAGTCCAAGTTTATAGGAACAGTTGAGATAATACCCTTGAGATAAAATCCAATTCACAATTATATATTGCAATCAATAAGAGACAACATTATAAATACAGCTTCAGTTTGAGTGATCTTGTAATTGTGATTTTCAGTGCAATTAATATTGAATAAGTTGCTCAAGCTTAAATGTTGACAACTTCGAGAAATCCACAGAGGGCATTAATTGAtataatagatttatttttgcCTGCGTTAAAGAGAGTACAACCCTAATTAACAGATGTATGCAATTATGCATTTAACATTTCCGCTCTAATGGATTTTAGGGTAAAATCAATTTAACACAGCAAAGGTAATTAATCTGAGGTAAAATAGCCTCCCTAATGCAGTACAAAGTTTAATGATTCCACAAAATTAGACAAGTAGCAttcatgtttgaatttgtatccCATAGAGGATTGTTGAATGAATTCCATTATGGGATGCATAATCTTCACAATTTGAAAGACTTTAGATTTAGATGTAGTGTACATCTTGAATTTATATTAGTCAAAGGTCTAATAAATAAggaatattataataatttaatattatgtaaTA
The nucleotide sequence above comes from Myxocyprinus asiaticus isolate MX2 ecotype Aquarium Trade chromosome 25, UBuf_Myxa_2, whole genome shotgun sequence. Encoded proteins:
- the LOC127416400 gene encoding prepronociceptin-like; translation: MKTPFWTLLLLSLSVTGHSDCQGDCLTCGLLLPEHQAFNTLVCILECEAQASRALTWDLCYQAAGLNQLPLPLQQEETSKRSEDEAEPLATVSIENDNGVEYTEALERFRHAAQALRSQHPSEEETSHKFGISYDPDLDPGTEEEQDGVDVGEEKSSEAAVSLSKRFGGFMKGRHGFRKLVSSGRPLQKRYGGFIGIRKSARKWNNQKRVSQLLRQYLSLTGRSGRSGRSGHISNLSARIQRQNEV